The genome window ATcatccaccaccaccacccAGTACCGCGGTCACCGCGGGTCTGAGTAGGTCTTATCAACAGTGTCGTCGCTTTAACCTCCTGCACCACCAGCAACACCATCATCTGGACCATCGCACTTTTCCCGTCATCACGGAGAATGGAACCGAATCACCCCGACAACGATCTCTCGTAAGTATTTTCATCTTCCTTGCCAACCGATATTAGCCATCTTTcatgtatattctatataaaaattgctcCAAGTGGTTTTCTTACATCCTTCTGCAATATTACGCCGTATCCTTCGTTCGATGCAGATCGCAGATGCGTGCTGACAATTGCGTCTTATTGACTATATCCAGACTGCACTCTGTTTTCGTGTGATTTATAATGCAATGATTAAAACACAAAAggtattgaaaaatatagattgGTAGTGGAGGAAGAATATATGGATGATACGTGCCTTATCAGTGTATATTAAACGCGGTATAAAAGAAACTGTTCTTTGCAAGTACTAAAGAATTTATTGTCAGCCATCCGTAGACTTTTGTAGGCAATAATGATGGTAGACTATCgttttattgttaataaaatggTTGAGGTATAAAACAAGTACGTGcacataaatttttttctttgtttcttgttCAAATTGTAGTAAGCGTGTAACTGTTTatgattgtaataatattttatgcgtTACACATAATTGTGATAGATAGGgaacagaaaaaaatatataaattatagtagTAATATTGtctacagaaaatatttattctagcTGTGATTTTAGTTAATAGCTTCAGTAATTTCTGgactttataaaaatgtaactaCAGCACATATGCCGTATCGAAGCTTTGCtttatttttaagtttaatacagtataataaaatttccattgcGCAACTAATGCGTTATCCTTTAGTTGAGTCATTAAATAACATagaataacgaataaattgGAATTGCTCAAACGATGAAGTAAATATAGGCAACTTGCCAAATTTGATTCCCTTTGATATCTTTAATATCACGTTTAATAAAGTCCTTTCGATTCATTCGCTGTAATTgaaaagttcatttattattgaataaacaACTTTCCACTTTCTCTGACctgaataaataagaaatatttgcgAAGGATCGTATAAACGTGTAACGACCTCCATTATGAGCCGCTTTCCTTCATAGAGACAGACACAAAAGCAAGAGAGACGTCATGTATGCATTAAAAGATGCCTGGCGCTTACCTagacaaaatttgaaatatcaattgtatctaaattcaaatatattcaagATAGCCAACAAAATATGGAGACAGTCTGACCTTTCTGCAAGCAATGCGCCGGCGCACATGAAACTTCTCCATTGCTCCTAGATCGTAGTGCTGCGAGATCGTGCTCGGTATTTATCAACGCTTTAATCCCAATAGGGTGTTACGTTGGTTTAACTCTCTCATTCTTAACGCTAGCTTCAAACCTCATTCACGGCACGGTCTGTGAatactatatacataatatcaaCTTTAATGAAAAACTATCTATAGATTCTGGTGTTCACTGTAATCATCATCTAGAGTCTAAATTAAGTTGTTAAACATTCAGTAGAGGTGTATCTACCCATTATTGTATTGATAAACTTTAGATTTGCTTcgttttcttatatatatatgtgtgtgtataatatataatatatatgataagaatgtaatataatataatataaatgcattatatattatatctattatatacatctttccatatatatatatatatatatacatatcagtTATCTTATCGTTTGCATAATGTGCATAATACTATTTAGTAATCTGCATAACATTGCTCTAATATTAACTGCTCAGTCTAGCGGAAGAGTACAACACTTCTTTCTTCGGACATCGAAGTagtgagaaaaataaagaaccaAGAAATATTCCGATTATCGACGTCTGCGGTGTAACAGAAATTGGCGCAATTGTCCGCCAGTGAATGTTGATCTTAGCAGCTAATTCAATTTTTGATATTGATAATATACAGTTGTTTATTtgaattgatatttaataaacaaaaaaagacCAGCGTCAATATACATTATAGAGAAAGTTTCATGTGccattaaatttgtaatatttcctatatgttttataaagGGTATTTTCCAATCCAAGGGTAAAAAAATTTGAGTTAAATAATACCTATGTATATATCGCACTGACACAAAGATgcatctttttttaatttgttctaAAAGTTTAGACTCTCCTTGTTACAAAAAACATGCCGTCTTTTTGGTAGActactaaaaattaattaataattacagttTATCTTAAGAAACCGTGgttgcaatttttaattatatttccataactatttctaaaatttataataatttcaacagACTTTATactatcaattttatttctcaccTCATCATAGGTAATAAAGACGATAGAATATTATGTGAtgatcttttcctttttaaaaaGCGTGctcagaataaaatatttttttacactcTGACTTACGAGTTTACTTTAGTCCACTTGtcacgaaaatataaaatcattttgcAACAACGGAAACTAAATTTGCGTGATACATTATTCGTTAcaaagtttatttataattgacaCATTTATCAAGCGTAATCTATTATTGAAaagtatgtaatttataaaatattttagccACTTTTATTTGAAGACTGTTCTCGTGCAGATTCGACAAGCTTCTCGCCTTTAAGGAAGACTTTCATATCTTTCTGCTCAATGGGGTGTTTGATTTTGCCTCACTTTCAAACCAGACTTCCTAAGTTCCTAGTCAGAGAGCAAGAAAGCTTCTCCTTAAGTCTAAGGTAAATTACCCTTAGATCAACCAGATATAAAAGCGATGAACTCTTCTTTACGTTTAATCTTTCGAATGCAACCTTAATGTAAACGTGGAATTATTTACTGAGTATGAGTGACTGATGTTACGAaacgaattttcttcttttatatttaacagtAATGTGATTGTGATAAATAAATGGGGACATTAGaaaatcttatttaaaaaccttgtaaattagaaattacttaaaatagAAATCAAACGTGGTAAAAATGACTTGTTTTAACCATTCACAACACTAATTTGCTtgttaacgttatttactaactTTTACAAAACTAATTGTAGTTTTCTATGTATGAGTAACCCTTTTTTATAATGCATTAATCGAACTACGTGTTCAGGCTTCTTCAGATTCCTATTTCAACTTTATgaacaatatatattgtatataatgtactcaacatttatctttatcttttttttttttttatttctgtgagaaatttataaaatctcaAGATAATCTTCCaaacttaatttataactcTCAACATCATATAAACTTCATTTCACACATTTTGAAATACTCTGTGTactataacgaaatatatctATGATCTTTATTACattgataaaagatattttactgTTTAccataataataattcctttctagtgttccttttcttatttaatacagtgtaatataaagaaaaaatactattttagCTACGAAGAAATACTACATTGAAGAAACGCTATTCAAAATGGATATAATCGtgtaaatcataaatataaaaagaaaataataattctaaggGATTTGTAACTTATCTTTTGTAAGAAAGTACATTTTGTGTAGTTGACTTAACCTGGTTCGCATGATTTAAGTTCTGATAAGGTAACGTTCTTTGATATAATGCTTATGCTTTCAATTAATCCAACAGATAGtaacgaaattatttataaaatgacaAGAGTAATATGAGATAATAATTCTGACGAAAAAATTAACCCTTTAAGgacgaattttattacataaataaaatttataaaattataacaagaTCTATTTTTCGGGAGAGACTTTCACTTTTTTTAGTAGATTGAATGTATagaatacaattacgtaatattacggAGGTTTCAATAAAAGTGGGCCTTAAGGGGTTAAATTACtcgaaattaatgaaactatCGTCTCGTTTTTTTTACTCTGCAGAGCCTTTCATTGACCCCGGCGAGGCCGCGACCTGGACACGCGGCCTCCGGAGGATCAAGCACTGGGATTGCCGATGACAGCGATGCAGAAAGCGTAAAAAGCTACGGAAGTGCCTGCAGTACCGCAAGCGCCTGTGACCATGCTACGTTTGCTCTCAACGGTACCACGTGGTCGGGTAGATCACGAAAATACGTTGTTCATTGTTCAAACCATACCGGGGACAATGAACAATATCTTACGCCTACTCAAAGAGCAGCTAGACAAGTTAGAAGATTTCAGGTAAAAACTAACATTGTTTTTTGTTTGGAATGTTATTCGTTGGAATTTTTACTTAACACATTATTGCAATAATTAACACATTCGTAATGATATCAGTCTTTAACCGCAGACGGTAAGAGAATGTAACGCGTCTAGAGGCTCTAGTTCAGACATGAACTCGCTTCATATTTCTTGTATATTTCTCTTAAACTTCTATCAAATCGTTtgactataaaatataataaaatattactagaAATTTTCTATGCAAGAAATATAATGCTTTTATGAAATTAGATATGTTCTTCGTATctgcatattatttataattttttataattatattatattaatattatttataatttttttcattttaacagtttaattaacattttaagTACTTCGTGGAGACGGTCGATAtgtttttaatacatatatcaatATGTACCGATATGTAATTCGATATGTAAGTTACTAagctaaaaatagctgcctttttatactttatcaTGGTAGTCAAGTATTTTTACCCTTtggttaaataaataaaataaatgtcacctcgtaatattaataatatgatGCATATAGCACCTTCGCCGTATcatttattatcgtaataaGAACAAGAACAtctattttgaataatatacatcattataaaaatcatattattCAGGCTTTGTTAAAAGAAGCGCGAAAGGAGATTGAAGAGAAAGACCAGGAGATATTTCGACTAACGAAGGAAGTAGTGGAATTAAGATTATACAAAGCTTCTCTGAATAGCCCAGATGAAAGAACGGATAGTAGCGATGCTCTCACTGTACGAGAAAACAATCCTTTTTCACCTGAATCGCCAAGCAAGGACTTACCGGACGAAGGTACACTACAAAAGGTCGCAAGTCCAGAAACTCCAGAAAAATGTGCCCCCTCTGATCTACCTTCCTCTCTTGCGGACTCGGGTCACTTTGAAGACGGATCCGTCCATTCGAAAGATTCTGTATATATACCAGAGGTGCAACCAGAAAGTACACATGTTACTGCAACGCCTAATACAGTTCCCGAAAATAGTACATCCGATACGTTTGAAAGATCCGTTGCAGAAATACCAGAAAGAGATGAAGTGAGACGCAAGTTGGTGAATCTTTATGAAAGTAGAATTGAAGAAATGCATCGTAGACATGTTGACGAACTTCAAGAACTCAAGCAAAAACACAACGACAAGGTATATATctcaaataaaatagtcatattgttgaatatttataattaaataaaaaatgaaagtttcgTATTTAGTGTAGTTTAATCAAAGAAGTCTAGTTTATAAGAACATTGAACGGTTAATACAATGTAGAATAGTAATGATAAAAGATCATAACTAAATCAACAAtcgcaaattttttaatacataacaTATCTTCAACGtcatataaaagatattgcaAAACATCTTTGTATACGTATTGATTCACAATACCATTAATTCGGTACAATGAGCTAAcagcttcgttttttattGCCCGCTTTACATGAACACGGCACTGAGAAAGTCGATCGGTGCAGATCCTATAGTATCgctaaatatttggaaaattattgattatttaaatacacaaatattaatataatttaattttttttacttatgCACCATCGATATCCTAATATGAAACTTTTGTATAGTTCTGAAATgtttatgatataaaataataaatgttttttaaaagcaaaaattctaagtagatttctaaattagaaatttattagtCTTAATGTTACATGATAAGTAAAACGCTAGAACTAcagtaaaaatagaaataaattgtttacgTAAGAATGCATTAACAAACAACATACATTAATACaatgtgtattttaaaaattggcATAATGAATTGCTTTATATTACAGGTGGAAAGTTTATTGAATCAATTGGCTGAAGTTAATACACGTTACTGCGAAGTGAGGCCTTCTGTTGATGCTGCAGAAGCTCGTGCTCGTGAATTAGAAGCGGAACTAGAAACCGTGAAAACGGAACTTTCTGAACAAAAGGCTTTATTGAACGagcaagaagaaagaaataaacaaatgtaCCTGAGAATGTATGCCAAAGGACAGGAAGCTGCACGCCTAGAACAAGCTGATCAGGTGCGTTGCACGTTGATCATTACATTGAATCTATAAATATGATAcacaatttcataatatattaactgttttatttttttaagagATAACAAAACAATGTCTGTAATATTCAATATCCCGATACAAAGTTTTAATGCTTTTAACTTctttagtattttttaatattttatgtttactatttttagtattttttaaatgcataAGTAAACACTAAAagttgatatttattacagataTATGAACATGCGCATCAAACACCACCAAAGGTTACTGTTGCAGAACTACTTCAACAATTAACAATTACACAAgcagaattagaaaatatcaaggtaaatatttttgctttaGTTACGATGTTTACTTTCATGCAGGGAGTTCCTCTCACTAGTTAACTCAAAAGCACCGCCGATCACATCGCACATCATATATTCCCGTTTTCACTTTACGATTACATGTACACACAGCTATACAGCCGTCTACTTTGACACAGAGGCGATATTGGCttctaatatatatgtacatttgtacattatatatatatacgtatactgACACGATGTTATCGCCGTGATGTGATTGATGGTGCCGTCTTTGAGTTAACTAGTAAAAGGATCGCCTTATATATAGTTAATACTTATGATAGTAATATACACAGTGCACATTAA of Bombus pascuorum chromosome 6, iyBomPasc1.1, whole genome shotgun sequence contains these proteins:
- the LOC132907792 gene encoding protein quick-to-court isoform X1 codes for the protein MVRHGSERSLHSPQSMHADYSAHVNNTNESPSMDLTSSESATCTDNNSSTLKVNADNSVVYTTGSAPSTVPSPSVSSVSSSLDSRIPRPSPTGLRRSVSMRMRGERVSPNHPPPPPSTAVTAGLSRSYQQCRRFNLLHHQQHHHLDHRTFPVITENGTESPRQRSLSLSLTPARPRPGHAASGGSSTGIADDSDAESVKSYGSACSTASACDHATFALNGTTWSGRSRKYVVHCSNHTGDNEQYLTPTQRAARQVRRFQALLKEARKEIEEKDQEIFRLTKEVVELRLYKASLNSPDERTDSSDALTVRENNPFSPESPSKDLPDEGTLQKVASPETPEKCAPSDLPSSLADSGHFEDGSVHSKDSVYIPEVQPESTHVTATPNTVPENSTSDTFERSVAEIPERDEVRRKLVNLYESRIEEMHRRHVDELQELKQKHNDKVESLLNQLAEVNTRYCEVRPSVDAAEARARELEAELETVKTELSEQKALLNEQEERNKQMYLRMYAKGQEAARLEQADQIYEHAHQTPPKVTVAELLQQLTITQAELENIKDTSYSPEPHISADRSQSLLSAQEAVSLWVLGTRKAMYRRIIEARNNQGALDPEITLQFLKSAIYYFLTDKENHHGHLNAIESILGFTEVEKHNIDKIYRSIRK
- the LOC132907792 gene encoding protein quick-to-court isoform X2 gives rise to the protein MVRHGSERSLHSPQSMHADYSAHVNNTNESPSMDLTSSESATCTDNNSSTLKVNADNSVVYTTGSAPSTVPSPSVSSVSSSLDSRIPRPSPTGLRRSVSMRMRGERVSPNHPPPPPSTAVTAGLSRSYQQCRRFNLLHHQQHHHLDHRTFPVITENGTESPRQRSLSLSLTPARPRPGHAASGGSSTGIADDSDAESVKSYGSACSTASACDHATFALNGTTWSGRSRKYVVHCSNHTGDNEQYLTPTQRAARQVRRFQALLKEARKEIEEKDQEIFRLTKEVVELRLYKASLNSPDERTDSSDALTVRENNPFSPESPSKDLPDEGTLQKVASPETPEKCAPSDLPSSLADSGHFEDGSVHSKDSVYIPEVQPESTHVTATPNTVPENSTSDTFERSVAEIPERDEVRRKLVNLYESRIEEMHRRHVDELQELKQKHNDKVESLLNQLAEVNTRYCEVRPSVDAAEARARELEAELETVKTELSEQKALLNEQEERNKQMYLRMYAKGQEAARLEQADQIYEHAHQTPPKVTVAELLQQLTITQAELENIKAMYRRIIEARNNQGALDPEITLQFLKSAIYYFLTDKENHHGHLNAIESILGFTEVEKHNIDKIYRSIRK